One Bacteroidota bacterium genomic window carries:
- the wecB gene encoding UDP-N-acetylglucosamine 2-epimerase (non-hydrolyzing) yields MKILSVVGARPNFMKIAPFIRAIEKHNAGTQSKIQHTLVHTGQHYDDRMSRLFFEELAIPEADINLGIGSGSHAEQLGYTMIEFEKVLLSEKPDWVVVIGDVNATLSCSIVAKRLQIKCCHIEAGLRSGDMSMPEEINRLVTDRLCDLLLTPDRLSSANLIGEGVSPKKIGFVGNIMIDTLDANYQKASQLSFEKIIGENTLFALHKHSIIEDAFAVMTLHRPSNVDDKKVLSPLLSFLIDEAGKDMPLVWPIHPRAARQLEAFDLWDKVKNAPNLILLHPLGYFEMLRLTMSARIMLTDSGGLQEECTVLGTPCLTLRWNTERPVTLKEHGGVSVLVGNNIERIKTEYLLAREQARKPVRPELWDGQTAGRCLAAILAYSE; encoded by the coding sequence ATGAAAATATTATCGGTGGTAGGTGCCCGGCCCAATTTTATGAAAATAGCTCCTTTTATCAGAGCTATTGAGAAACACAATGCCGGCACACAATCAAAAATTCAACACACCTTGGTGCATACCGGCCAGCATTATGACGATCGCATGTCGCGTCTTTTTTTTGAGGAATTGGCCATACCGGAGGCTGACATTAACCTGGGAATCGGCTCAGGCTCCCATGCCGAGCAACTGGGCTATACCATGATTGAATTTGAAAAGGTACTTCTGAGCGAAAAACCCGATTGGGTGGTGGTGATTGGCGATGTCAATGCCACGCTTTCGTGCTCGATAGTGGCCAAGCGACTTCAGATCAAGTGTTGCCATATCGAAGCAGGCCTTCGTTCGGGCGATATGAGTATGCCCGAAGAAATTAACCGCCTGGTCACCGACCGCTTGTGCGACCTGCTGCTTACCCCCGACCGCCTGTCGTCGGCTAACCTGATTGGCGAAGGTGTATCACCAAAGAAAATAGGCTTTGTAGGCAACATTATGATCGACACCCTCGATGCCAATTACCAGAAAGCTTCTCAACTCAGTTTCGAAAAAATCATTGGAGAGAACACTTTATTCGCTCTGCATAAGCATTCTATTATTGAGGATGCCTTTGCAGTAATGACTCTTCACAGGCCATCGAATGTAGATGATAAAAAAGTGCTATCGCCGTTGTTGTCATTCTTAATCGATGAGGCAGGCAAAGATATGCCCTTGGTGTGGCCCATCCATCCCCGGGCAGCCAGGCAACTGGAAGCATTTGATTTGTGGGACAAGGTTAAAAATGCACCGAACCTGATACTGCTGCATCCCTTGGGTTATTTCGAGATGTTACGCCTTACAATGAGTGCCCGCATTATGCTTACCGATAGCGGTGGTTTGCAGGAAGAATGTACTGTACTCGGAACGCCCTGCCTTACTCTGCGCTGGAATACCGAACGGCCGGTTACTCTAAAGGAGCATGGAGGTGTGAGCGTGCTGGTTGGCAATAATATTGAGCGGATTAAAACAGAATACCTGCTTGCCCGGGAGCAAGCAAGAAAACCTGTTCGGCCCGAACTGTGGGATGGTCAGACTGCCGGACGTTGTCTGGCTGCAATTCTGGCTTATTCAGAATAG
- a CDS encoding SprB repeat-containing protein, translating to MKHLFLVLPFISITIMSANAAQLNNLAESGSMDSAACDIVIEGLVSNVNCKAGKDGKIDLNVSGTGLETITWSHGETTEDVYQLEAGSYSVLVKSSACRQSAVFVVSEPENHLQISEIQIQPPTCADRDDASIDLQIKGGTEPYLVYLDTLVSNGAFYSLKPGNYALKINDSKLCRIDIHVEIPEVQVLQIQLGEDIVLQSGETVEIDAGAGYANYYWSSGERSQILFFAKETDKIYTEQLSVEVTDYNDCTHHSNVKKITVYPAQIIESDSNQRDKETTIEPTIYSEPETYSATTTNSDTTNSTTEPYSE from the coding sequence ATGAAGCACTTATTCCTGGTCCTTCCTTTCATTTCAATAACAATAATGTCTGCGAATGCTGCTCAATTGAACAATCTGGCAGAATCTGGTTCGATGGATTCTGCCGCTTGCGATATTGTCATTGAGGGATTAGTAAGCAATGTAAATTGCAAAGCTGGCAAGGATGGCAAAATAGACTTAAATGTGAGTGGTACAGGACTTGAGACAATCACCTGGAGCCATGGAGAAACAACTGAGGATGTGTACCAGCTCGAAGCAGGAAGCTACAGCGTTTTAGTGAAAAGCAGCGCCTGCCGCCAAAGTGCAGTATTTGTTGTAAGCGAACCTGAGAATCATTTGCAGATAAGCGAAATACAGATTCAACCACCCACTTGTGCCGACAGGGACGATGCCTCCATTGATCTCCAGATAAAAGGCGGAACGGAACCTTACCTGGTTTACCTCGATACCCTTGTGAGCAATGGAGCATTTTACTCGCTTAAACCAGGTAATTACGCTTTGAAAATAAACGATTCCAAGCTTTGCCGCATCGATATACATGTTGAAATACCAGAAGTGCAGGTCCTACAAATTCAGCTTGGCGAAGATATTGTGCTTCAATCGGGCGAAACAGTAGAAATTGATGCCGGTGCAGGGTATGCCAATTATTATTGGAGTAGTGGGGAAAGAAGCCAGATTTTATTCTTTGCGAAAGAAACAGACAAAATTTATACCGAACAGCTTTCTGTTGAAGTAACAGACTACAATGACTGTACCCACCATTCGAACGTTAAGAAAATTACTGTTTACCCGGCTCAAATCATTGAAAGCGATTCGAACCAAAGGGATAAAGAAACAACCATCGAACCCACGATTTATTCAGAACCAGAAACTTATTCTGCAACAACAACGAATTCTGATACAACGAACTCCACTACTGAGCCCTATTCTGAATAA